GTCTGCCAGCTGCGGCCCGAGAGCCGCGGCAAGGTCGGGCTGAAGTCGGCCGACCCGATGGCCGACCCCGCGATCTTCGCCAACTACCTCGCCGCCGAGGAGGACCGCCGCGCCATGCGCGAGGGGGTGAAGATGATGCGCGACGTGGCCGCCCAGGCCGCGCTCGATCCCTATCGCGGCGCCGAATACTCGCCGGGCAAGGACGTGCGGACCGACGCCGAGATCGACGCGTGGATCCGCCGCGCGGCCGAGACGATCTACCACCCGGTCGGCACCTGCCGCATGGGCGTGGCCGGCGATGCGATGGCGGTGGTGGACGGCGAATGCCGGGTGCAGGGCCTGTCGGGCCTGCGCGTGGTGGACGCCTCGGTGATGCCGACGCTGGTCGGCGGGAACACCAACGCCCCGACCATCATGATCGCCGAGAAGATCTCGGACGCGATCCGCGGCAAGGCCTTCCTGCCGGCCGAGGACGCGCCGGTCTACGGCGACGAGAAGGCCGCCGCCTAGGAGCCCGGCCGCTCCAGGCGCATGACCAGGCAGTCGTCCTCGCCGAACCGGCGGGGACCGACGGCCCGGAAGCCCAGCCGCTCGTAGAAGCGGATCGCCCGGACGTTGCTCTGCAGCGGGTCGATCAGGATCGCCGTGACGGCCGCATCGGCGAAGCAGCGGGCGATCGCCTGCCGCATCATCTGCGTTCCGTAGCCGCGGCCGAGCGCGTCGGCCTCGCCGATCCAGATGTCGATGGCGCGCAGGCCGGGCGGACAGTCGCCCCAGTAGCGGCTCTGCTCGCGCGCGGGGTCGATGATCTGGACGAAGCCGACCGGACGGCCGCCCGCCTCGGCGACGAGCTGTTCGCGCCAGTCGGGGTCGCGGGCGAGCTCGACCTCCCAGCCCCAGTCGTCGTTGGGATCGGACTCCACCACATGGGGCTCCTCGTCCCAGCGCCGCAGCAGCGCCAGGTCGTCCATCGTGGCCGGGCGAAGGACGATCTGCCC
The Phenylobacterium zucineum HLK1 genome window above contains:
- a CDS encoding GNAT family N-acetyltransferase; the encoded protein is MSGQIVLRPATMDDLALLRRWDEEPHVVESDPNDDWGWEVELARDPDWREQLVAEAGGRPVGFVQIIDPAREQSRYWGDCPPGLRAIDIWIGEADALGRGYGTQMMRQAIARCFADAAVTAILIDPLQSNVRAIRFYERLGFRAVGPRRFGEDDCLVMRLERPGS